The following coding sequences are from one Eucalyptus grandis isolate ANBG69807.140 chromosome 11, ASM1654582v1, whole genome shotgun sequence window:
- the LOC104424838 gene encoding coumaroyl-CoA:anthocyanidin 3-O-glucoside-6''-O-coumaroyltransferase 1 isoform X1 gives MKNSPSPSDEMLKVKILHRYDISPPPDSVPATTLPLPFLDIPWLLCCPMQRLFFYDFPESPSSFAQTTLPLLVRSLSLCLRHFFPFAARLVLPLAPPQKPHILYSDGDSLSLTVAESAANFAELISDEPRGATLIHPLVPQLAPPCASDGARIGPVMAIQVTLFPNKGICIGVQFLHVVADGSSFTHFMKSWASIHKSGGDPTCIDSDDPSPFHDRGVIKDPNGLEPILLKDWWSFVCPSPSSSPSPSPSPTPPTVADKVRATFVLRKAHIDMLKAQILSQLKNDGLDSESDPIHLSTFVVTCAFIWVCIIKSRDKEHQCQDQLSSESGNDEFCYFVFVADCRERLGYSIPLTYFGNCLDICFISEKRSSLLGKSGLPLAARAIGRRAKEVGTGGALRGAKRWIEDFKIANDADVVMVAGSPRQKVYDTNFGWGRLRKSHMVHIDVSRAISLAESKDGDGGVEVGLALTRVSMDHFIPLFEKGLKSFMPL, from the exons ATGAAAAATTCCCCTTCCCCGTCGGACGAGATGTTGAAGGTCAAGATCCTCCACCGTTACGACatctcgccgccgccggactCAGTCCCGGCAAccactctccctctccccttcTTGGACATCCCGTGGCTTCTCTGCTGCCCCATGCAACGCCTCTTCTTCTACGACTTCCCTGAATCCCCTTCCTCTTTCGCTCAGACCACACTCCCGCTCCTGgtccgctctctctccctctgtctccGCCACTTCTTCCCCTTCGCCGCCCGCCTCGTCCTCCCTCTGGCGCCGCCCCAGAAACCCCACATCCTCTACTCCGATGGCGACTCCCTCTCCTTGACCGTCGCCGAGTCCGCCGCCAATTTCGCGGAGCTCATCAGTGACGAGCCGCGCGGCGCCACGCTGATACACCCTCTGGTGCCTCAGCTCGCGCCGCCGTGTGCATCCGACGGGGCACGGATTGGGCCCGTTATGGCGATTCAG GTGACTCTGTTTCCAAACAAGGGCATTTGTATTGGGGTTCAATTCCTCCACGTGGTAGCAGATGGGAGTTCCTTCACTCACTTCATGAAATCGTGGGCGTCCATTCACAAGTCCGGAGGGGACCCCACTTGCATCGACTCGGATGACCCGAGTCCCTTTCACGACCGAGGAGTGATCAAAGACCCGAATGGGCTCGAGCCTATACTTTTGAAAGACTGGTGGAGTTTTGTGTGCCCAAGCCCGAGCTCGAGCCCaagcccgagcccgagcccaACTCCTCCCACTGTTGCGGACAAGGTGAGGGCAACATTTGTTCTTCGAAAAGCTCACATTGACATGCTAAAAGCGCAGATCTTGAGCCAACTCAAGAATGACGGCCTCGACTCAGAGTCGGATCCAATCCACTTGTCCACGTTTGTGGTGACGTGTGCATTCATATGGGTATGCATCATCAAATCAAGAGACAAAGAGCACCAATGTCAAGACCAATTGTCATCAGAGAGCGGGAATGATGAATTTTGTTATTTCGTCTTTGTCGCAGATTGTAGGGAGCGACTGGGATACTCCATACCCTTGACATACTTTGGGAACTGTCTGGACATATGCTTTATCTCGGAGAAGAGAAGTTCACTCTTGGGCAAAAGTGGACTTCCCCTAGCAGCGAGGGCTATAGGGAGGAGAGCCAAGGAAGTAGGGACGGGTGGAGCATTGAGAGGGGCAAAGAGATGGATAGAGGACTTTAAAATAGCTAACGATGCGGACGTAGTCATGGTGGCCGGGTCACCAAGACAGAAAGTGTACGACACGAACTTTGGGTGGGGAAGGTTGAGGAAGAGCCACATGGTGCATATCGATGTATCAAGGGCGATCTCTCTCGCAGAGAGCAAGGATGGGGATGGTGGCGTGGAGGTTGGGTTGGCATTAACGAGGGTTAGCATGGACCATTTCATTCCTTTGTTTGAAAAGGGACTGAAGTCATTCATGCCGCTTTAA
- the LOC104424838 gene encoding coumaroyl-CoA:anthocyanidin 3-O-glucoside-6''-O-coumaroyltransferase 1 isoform X2, translating into MKNSPSPSDEMLKVKILHRYDISPPPDSVPATTLPLPFLDIPWLLCCPMQRLFFYDFPESPSSFAQTTLPLLVRSLSLCLRHFFPFAARLVLPLAPPQKPHILYSDGDSLSLTVAESAANFAELISDEPRGATLIHPLVPQLAPPCASDGARIGPVMAIQVTLFPNKGICIGVQFLHVVADGSSFTHFMKSWASIHKSGGDPTCIDSDDPSPFHDRGVIKDPNGLEPILLKDWWSFVCPSPSSSPSPSPSPTPPTVADKVRATFVLRKAHIDMLKAQILSQLKNDGLDSESDPIHLSTFVVTCAFIWIVGSDWDTPYP; encoded by the exons ATGAAAAATTCCCCTTCCCCGTCGGACGAGATGTTGAAGGTCAAGATCCTCCACCGTTACGACatctcgccgccgccggactCAGTCCCGGCAAccactctccctctccccttcTTGGACATCCCGTGGCTTCTCTGCTGCCCCATGCAACGCCTCTTCTTCTACGACTTCCCTGAATCCCCTTCCTCTTTCGCTCAGACCACACTCCCGCTCCTGgtccgctctctctccctctgtctccGCCACTTCTTCCCCTTCGCCGCCCGCCTCGTCCTCCCTCTGGCGCCGCCCCAGAAACCCCACATCCTCTACTCCGATGGCGACTCCCTCTCCTTGACCGTCGCCGAGTCCGCCGCCAATTTCGCGGAGCTCATCAGTGACGAGCCGCGCGGCGCCACGCTGATACACCCTCTGGTGCCTCAGCTCGCGCCGCCGTGTGCATCCGACGGGGCACGGATTGGGCCCGTTATGGCGATTCAG GTGACTCTGTTTCCAAACAAGGGCATTTGTATTGGGGTTCAATTCCTCCACGTGGTAGCAGATGGGAGTTCCTTCACTCACTTCATGAAATCGTGGGCGTCCATTCACAAGTCCGGAGGGGACCCCACTTGCATCGACTCGGATGACCCGAGTCCCTTTCACGACCGAGGAGTGATCAAAGACCCGAATGGGCTCGAGCCTATACTTTTGAAAGACTGGTGGAGTTTTGTGTGCCCAAGCCCGAGCTCGAGCCCaagcccgagcccgagcccaACTCCTCCCACTGTTGCGGACAAGGTGAGGGCAACATTTGTTCTTCGAAAAGCTCACATTGACATGCTAAAAGCGCAGATCTTGAGCCAACTCAAGAATGACGGCCTCGACTCAGAGTCGGATCCAATCCACTTGTCCACGTTTGTGGTGACGTGTGCATTCATATGG ATTGTAGGGAGCGACTGGGATACTCCATACCCTTGA
- the LOC104424838 gene encoding coumaroyl-CoA:anthocyanidin 3-O-glucoside-6''-O-coumaroyltransferase 1 isoform X3: MKNSPSPSDEMLKVKILHRYDISPPPDSVPATTLPLPFLDIPWLLCCPMQRLFFYDFPESPSSFAQTTLPLLVRSLSLCLRHFFPFAARLVLPLAPPQKPHILYSDGDSLSLTVAESAANFAELISDEPRGATLIHPLVPQLAPPCASDGARIGPVMAIQVTLFPNKGICIGVQFLHVVADGSSFTHFMKSWASIHKSGGDPTCIDSDDPSPFHDRGVIKDPNGLEPILLKDWWSFVCPSPSSSPSPSPSPTPPTVADKIVGSDWDTPYP, translated from the exons ATGAAAAATTCCCCTTCCCCGTCGGACGAGATGTTGAAGGTCAAGATCCTCCACCGTTACGACatctcgccgccgccggactCAGTCCCGGCAAccactctccctctccccttcTTGGACATCCCGTGGCTTCTCTGCTGCCCCATGCAACGCCTCTTCTTCTACGACTTCCCTGAATCCCCTTCCTCTTTCGCTCAGACCACACTCCCGCTCCTGgtccgctctctctccctctgtctccGCCACTTCTTCCCCTTCGCCGCCCGCCTCGTCCTCCCTCTGGCGCCGCCCCAGAAACCCCACATCCTCTACTCCGATGGCGACTCCCTCTCCTTGACCGTCGCCGAGTCCGCCGCCAATTTCGCGGAGCTCATCAGTGACGAGCCGCGCGGCGCCACGCTGATACACCCTCTGGTGCCTCAGCTCGCGCCGCCGTGTGCATCCGACGGGGCACGGATTGGGCCCGTTATGGCGATTCAG GTGACTCTGTTTCCAAACAAGGGCATTTGTATTGGGGTTCAATTCCTCCACGTGGTAGCAGATGGGAGTTCCTTCACTCACTTCATGAAATCGTGGGCGTCCATTCACAAGTCCGGAGGGGACCCCACTTGCATCGACTCGGATGACCCGAGTCCCTTTCACGACCGAGGAGTGATCAAAGACCCGAATGGGCTCGAGCCTATACTTTTGAAAGACTGGTGGAGTTTTGTGTGCCCAAGCCCGAGCTCGAGCCCaagcccgagcccgagcccaACTCCTCCCACTGTTGCGGACAAG ATTGTAGGGAGCGACTGGGATACTCCATACCCTTGA